The Kitasatospora paranensis genome has a window encoding:
- a CDS encoding XRE family transcriptional regulator: protein MLEIILSGEQRVGTEAEELGRAIRDRRRGLGLTLESIGRRTGLSKSFLSQLERGLANPTLLTLIRVASALGSTPTAMLGFARAGRAGREEPPPGLPVRRPALPPQRPAPGEGCSHPLTGDGPGRYQVLLCDGTPAHHRRAVAHPGEEFCFVLSGALRVELGHRSLLLRSGESLHFDAATPHRLVAEAAATRFLLTR from the coding sequence TTGCTGGAGATCATCCTCTCCGGGGAGCAGCGGGTGGGCACGGAAGCCGAGGAGTTGGGACGGGCGATTCGGGACCGCCGGCGCGGGCTCGGGCTGACCCTTGAGTCGATCGGCCGCAGGACCGGGCTCTCCAAGAGCTTCCTGAGCCAGTTGGAGCGCGGTCTGGCCAATCCGACCCTGCTGACGCTGATCCGGGTCGCCTCGGCACTGGGTTCCACGCCGACGGCGATGCTCGGCTTCGCCCGGGCCGGTCGGGCCGGTCGGGAGGAGCCGCCGCCCGGGTTGCCGGTCCGCCGGCCCGCGCTGCCACCGCAGCGGCCGGCCCCCGGCGAGGGGTGCAGCCACCCGCTCACGGGCGACGGCCCGGGCCGGTACCAGGTCCTTCTGTGCGACGGCACGCCCGCCCACCACCGGCGGGCCGTGGCGCATCCCGGCGAGGAGTTCTGCTTCGTCCTCAGCGGGGCGCTCCGGGTCGAGCTCGGCCACCGGTCCCTCCTGTTGCGGTCGGGCGAGTCCTTGCACTTCGACGCGGCCACCCCGCACCGGCTGGTCGCCGAGGCCGCCGCCACCCGGTTCCTGCTCACCCGCTGA
- a CDS encoding ABC transporter ATP-binding protein, translating to MTDTIERATEDAVAEVRVRDLTVLYRTAQGERPAVSNASIDLRRGQITGLVGESGSGKSTLALSLMNAIPEPGRISAGSVRVEGVGDVTALRGEHLRKVRGAALGYVFQASQNSLNPLKAIGRQLLDLGRSHKVQDPRTLVAKARELADRMGLDGQRVLDSYQHELSGGMRQRIGIVFALVLNAKVLILDEPTTALDMISQAAVLDIVRQVHEENDLATLIVTHDMGVVSEVADRLAVMYGGRIVEDGPVLDLLRRPAHPYTRALIRATARITGDTAEAKALPGRPPDLTTVPTTGCVFRERCALAMDICAETEPRLTAWAEDRRRACHAEPAAVTGESS from the coding sequence ATGACGGACACCATCGAACGCGCCACCGAGGACGCTGTCGCAGAGGTCCGCGTGCGCGACCTGACCGTCCTCTACCGCACGGCGCAGGGCGAGCGGCCGGCCGTATCGAATGCCTCCATCGACCTGAGGCGAGGTCAGATCACGGGCCTGGTGGGCGAGTCCGGTTCCGGCAAGTCCACCCTGGCGCTGTCGTTGATGAACGCCATCCCCGAACCGGGGCGGATCAGCGCCGGCTCCGTCCGGGTCGAGGGCGTCGGCGACGTCACCGCCCTGCGCGGCGAGCACCTGCGCAAGGTCCGCGGCGCCGCGCTCGGCTACGTCTTCCAGGCCTCGCAGAACTCCCTGAACCCGCTCAAGGCCATCGGCCGGCAACTTCTCGACCTCGGCCGCTCCCACAAGGTGCAGGATCCGCGCACGCTGGTCGCCAAGGCCAGGGAACTCGCCGACCGGATGGGCCTGGACGGGCAGCGGGTGCTCGACTCCTACCAGCACGAGCTGTCCGGCGGCATGCGGCAGCGGATCGGCATCGTCTTCGCCCTGGTGCTCAACGCCAAGGTCCTGATCCTCGACGAGCCCACCACCGCCCTCGACATGATCTCGCAGGCCGCCGTCCTCGACATCGTCCGCCAGGTGCACGAGGAGAACGACCTCGCCACCCTGATCGTCACCCATGACATGGGTGTGGTCTCCGAGGTCGCCGACCGCCTCGCCGTGATGTACGGCGGCCGGATCGTCGAGGACGGACCCGTCCTCGACCTGCTCCGGCGCCCCGCCCACCCCTACACCCGCGCCCTGATCCGGGCCACCGCCCGGATCACCGGCGACACCGCGGAAGCCAAGGCGCTCCCCGGCCGCCCGCCGGACCTCACCACCGTCCCGACCACCGGCTGCGTCTTCCGCGAGCGCTGCGCCCTCGCCATGGACATCTGCGCGGAGACCGAACCGCGACTCACCGCGTGGGCCGAGGACCGGCGCCGCGCCTGCCATGCTGAACCCGCCGCCGTCACCGGGGAGTCGTCGTGA
- a CDS encoding ABC transporter ATP-binding protein has protein sequence MIEARGITRTYRTRGAFTGDRTVQALRGIDFTLPEGGAVSFIGESGCGKTTLGKILTGLEPFDGGELVIDGVELSKVPVRRRAAHFRRIQMIHQDPYSALNPTRTVEQILGDPLRMRAKETGADPGAARERAAELLELVGLEPEGALPKYPHQLSGGQRQRVVIARALTVDPEVLIADEAVSMIDVSMRLGILGLLNDLRARLGISLLFITHDVATARYLGDGGELHVIYRGQVVERGPVDEVIQAPVHPYTQCLLSAVPVMRGLEEPGPDRLVPLAALDEKVRTDGCLFAPRCPFATDGCHTERPVLEALADQDQHHACHHPKARRVVGVEITAAPQSARGSEDQVPCAS, from the coding sequence GTGATCGAGGCCCGAGGCATCACCCGCACCTACCGCACCCGCGGCGCGTTCACCGGCGACCGCACGGTGCAGGCCCTGCGGGGCATCGACTTCACTCTTCCGGAGGGCGGCGCGGTCTCCTTCATCGGCGAGTCCGGCTGCGGCAAGACCACGCTCGGCAAGATCCTGACCGGCCTCGAGCCCTTCGACGGCGGCGAACTCGTCATCGACGGGGTCGAACTGTCCAAGGTCCCGGTCCGGCGGCGGGCCGCACACTTCCGGCGGATCCAGATGATCCACCAGGACCCCTACTCGGCGCTCAACCCGACCCGGACCGTGGAGCAGATCCTCGGCGACCCGCTGCGGATGCGCGCCAAGGAGACCGGGGCAGACCCGGGTGCCGCGCGGGAACGGGCCGCGGAGCTGTTGGAGCTGGTGGGCCTGGAACCCGAAGGGGCGCTCCCCAAGTACCCGCACCAGCTCTCCGGCGGGCAGCGTCAGCGCGTCGTCATCGCCCGCGCGCTGACGGTGGACCCCGAGGTGCTGATCGCGGACGAGGCCGTTTCGATGATCGACGTCTCCATGCGGCTGGGCATCCTCGGACTCCTCAACGACCTGCGGGCCCGGCTCGGGATCTCGCTGCTGTTCATCACCCACGACGTCGCCACCGCGCGCTACCTCGGCGACGGCGGCGAACTCCACGTCATCTACCGCGGCCAGGTCGTCGAGCGCGGCCCGGTCGACGAGGTCATCCAGGCCCCCGTCCACCCCTACACCCAGTGCCTGCTCTCCGCGGTGCCGGTGATGCGCGGACTGGAGGAGCCCGGGCCGGACCGGCTCGTGCCGCTCGCCGCCCTGGACGAGAAGGTCCGGACCGACGGCTGCCTGTTCGCCCCGCGCTGCCCGTTCGCGACCGACGGCTGCCACACCGAACGGCCCGTCCTCGAAGCGCTCGCGGACCAGGACCAGCACCACGCCTGCCACCACCCGAAGGCCCGGCGCGTGGTCGGCGTCGAGATCACGGCGGCCCCGCAGTCCGCACGCGGCTCCGAGGACCAGGTGCCGTGCGCGTCCTGA
- a CDS encoding MurR/RpiR family transcriptional regulator — protein MQIRALVPSLPPSERRVAEAAIADPGGVAAKTISELAAECRTSETTVIRFCRAVGLKGYPDLRIGLAAAAGMEDGSSAWAAAGSDIGPKDSLAEVVNKLGFADARAVEDTVAQLDLEVLKRAVDAVVGADAVDLYGVGASALVALDLQQKLHRIGRRVNTWADPDGALTSAALLGRGDLAIGISHTGATVHTVAALAEARDNGATTLAITNFPRSAIAEAADHVLTTAVRETTFRSGAMSSRIAALTVVDCLFVGVAQRNYSRTMRALERTYTAVRGQGGH, from the coding sequence GTGCAGATCCGTGCACTGGTGCCGTCGCTCCCGCCCTCGGAACGGCGGGTCGCCGAGGCGGCCATCGCCGACCCGGGCGGTGTGGCGGCCAAGACCATCAGCGAGCTCGCGGCGGAGTGCCGCACCTCGGAGACCACGGTGATCCGGTTCTGCCGCGCCGTGGGCCTCAAGGGCTACCCGGACCTGCGGATCGGACTGGCCGCCGCCGCCGGGATGGAGGACGGGTCCTCGGCCTGGGCGGCGGCCGGCAGCGACATCGGCCCCAAGGACAGCCTCGCCGAGGTGGTGAACAAGCTGGGGTTCGCGGATGCCCGCGCCGTCGAGGACACCGTCGCGCAGCTGGACCTGGAGGTCCTGAAGCGGGCCGTCGACGCGGTCGTCGGCGCGGACGCGGTGGACCTGTACGGGGTCGGCGCCAGCGCCCTGGTCGCCCTCGACCTGCAGCAGAAGCTGCACCGGATCGGCCGGCGGGTCAACACCTGGGCGGACCCGGACGGCGCGCTCACCTCCGCGGCGCTGCTCGGCCGCGGCGACCTGGCGATCGGGATCTCGCACACCGGCGCGACCGTCCACACCGTCGCCGCGCTGGCCGAGGCGCGGGACAACGGCGCCACCACCCTGGCGATCACCAACTTCCCCCGCTCGGCCATCGCCGAGGCGGCCGACCACGTGCTGACGACCGCCGTGCGGGAGACCACCTTCCGCTCCGGCGCGATGTCCAGCCGGATCGCCGCGCTGACTGTGGTGGACTGCCTGTTCGTCGGCGTGGCGCAGCGCAACTACAGCCGCACCATGCGCGCCCTGGAGCGCACCTACACGGCTGTTCGCGGCCAGGGCGGTCACTGA
- a CDS encoding GNAT family N-acetyltransferase, with product MGRGGPPPVAARRRGTGRRAGRLRPGLRPRGPRHRPRSGHLNLLAVHPEHRGLGRGRALLAALERRLAAEEVARLVVRGNPPNYAWPGIDIRYTPAVCLAESSGYVRGQEGLNMRVDLRAAPLDTAQDEQRLARAGVAVRRLRAEDEPAFRQWMLHWGGAWEGEGAKALSYDPPRGHVAVRDEPDGARFVGFACWGVNRLSWFGPMGTESSERGLGVGTVLLRRCLADQRAEGLEVAEIGWTAPIHFYALAVGATLGRVFWTYTKDLG from the coding sequence CTGGGCCGAGGCGGACCGCCACCCGTCGCTGCGCGTCGTCGCGGAACTGGACGGCGTGCCGGTCGGCTTCGCCCTGGGCTCCGTCCGCGCGGCCCGCGACACCGCCCCCGCTCCGGACACCTCAACCTGCTCGCCGTGCACCCCGAGCACCGGGGCCTCGGCCGGGGCCGGGCGCTGCTGGCCGCCCTGGAGCGCAGGCTCGCCGCCGAGGAGGTCGCCCGGCTGGTCGTCCGCGGCAACCCGCCGAACTACGCCTGGCCCGGCATCGACATCCGGTACACCCCCGCTGTCTGCCTGGCCGAGTCCAGCGGCTACGTGCGCGGCCAGGAGGGCCTCAACATGCGCGTGGACCTGCGGGCCGCCCCGCTGGACACCGCCCAGGACGAACAGCGCCTCGCGCGGGCGGGGGTGGCGGTGCGCCGACTGCGCGCCGAGGACGAACCGGCGTTCCGGCAGTGGATGCTGCACTGGGGCGGCGCCTGGGAGGGCGAGGGCGCGAAGGCGCTGAGCTACGATCCGCCGCGCGGCCACGTGGCCGTCCGCGACGAGCCCGACGGGGCACGCTTCGTCGGGTTCGCCTGCTGGGGCGTCAACCGGCTCTCCTGGTTCGGGCCGATGGGCACCGAGAGCTCCGAACGCGGCCTCGGCGTAGGCACGGTGCTGCTGCGCCGCTGCCTGGCCGACCAGCGCGCCGAGGGCCTGGAGGTCGCCGAGATCGGCTGGACCGCGCCCATCCACTTCTACGCCCTCGCCGTCGGGGCGACCCTGGGCCGGGTGTTCTGGACCTACACCAAGGACCTCGGATGA
- a CDS encoding ABC transporter permease, which produces MKAFTRGLLVRLAGGLVMVWIVATFTFFLVHVLPGKPGDAQYEQFVMEGLEPEVARAKVAAIYGFTSHEPLLDQYGGYLWQLLHGNLGISISYSGVPVSHVIGAALPWTVLPVLSGLLVSFLVGVAAGIVAAVRRSSRWGGLLSLSGSIVAGVPSFVLALLLALVFHTELNLLPFGDTSDVSLEPGFNLPYLGSLVEHAVLPVATYALLSYGGWLLAMKSSVVSVLGDDFILASELRGITPRTRMRYIGRNAILPLFTVLALSLGFMFGGAILIEDIFDYPGLGNLLLQSIGQRDYPLMSGAFLLITVAIVLANILAELCYSVIDPRVRR; this is translated from the coding sequence GTGAAGGCATTCACCCGCGGACTGCTGGTGAGGCTCGCCGGCGGGCTGGTCATGGTCTGGATCGTGGCCACGTTCACGTTCTTCCTCGTGCACGTGCTGCCGGGGAAGCCCGGCGACGCCCAGTACGAGCAGTTCGTCATGGAGGGCCTGGAACCGGAGGTCGCCCGGGCCAAGGTGGCCGCGATCTACGGCTTCACCTCCCACGAACCCCTGCTCGACCAGTACGGCGGCTACCTGTGGCAGCTGCTCCACGGCAACCTGGGCATCTCCATCTCCTACAGTGGCGTGCCGGTGAGCCACGTCATCGGCGCCGCCCTGCCCTGGACCGTGCTCCCCGTCCTGAGCGGACTGCTCGTCAGCTTCCTGGTCGGCGTGGCGGCCGGCATCGTCGCCGCGGTGCGCAGATCCAGCCGCTGGGGCGGACTGCTCAGCCTCTCCGGCTCGATCGTCGCGGGTGTGCCCTCCTTCGTCCTCGCCCTGCTGCTCGCCCTGGTCTTCCACACCGAGCTGAACCTGCTCCCGTTCGGCGACACCAGCGACGTCTCCCTGGAACCCGGCTTCAACCTGCCCTACCTGGGTTCGCTGGTGGAGCACGCGGTGCTGCCGGTGGCCACCTACGCCCTGCTCAGTTACGGCGGTTGGCTGCTGGCCATGAAGTCCAGCGTGGTCTCGGTACTCGGCGACGACTTCATCCTCGCCTCCGAACTGCGCGGCATCACCCCGCGCACCAGGATGCGGTACATCGGCCGCAACGCGATCCTGCCGCTGTTCACCGTGCTGGCGCTGTCGCTGGGCTTCATGTTCGGTGGAGCCATCCTGATCGAGGACATCTTCGACTACCCCGGCCTGGGCAACCTGCTGCTGCAGAGCATCGGCCAACGCGACTACCCGCTGATGAGCGGAGCCTTCCTGCTGATCACCGTCGCCATCGTGCTGGCCAACATCCTCGCCGAGCTGTGCTACTCGGTGATCGACCCCCGTGTGAGGCGCTGA
- a CDS encoding DUF1343 domain-containing protein produces the protein MTAVRTGLDTLLRSGRPLFAGERVGLATHAAAVTADLRHGADALLAAGADLRALFGPEHGMRGTAPAGASEGERRDAGTGLPVHDTYLKEGPALAELVERAGIDVLLVDLQHVGVRFFTYESTLYDLIAATAATGTRLVVLDRPDPLGGHAVQGPPLDEAFSSFVGRTPLPLRHGMTMGELAPLFAERLGAPVPEVVPLEGWTGGVWQSTGLPWVPPSPNLPTPAAAHCYPGSCLFEGTNLSVGRGTATPFEFVGAPWLDGSLAAGLRALDLPGVRFREAWTSATADVHAGEPVCGVQWHVTDPDVFEPLTAAVELLALLLARWPERFAFRDRHFDLLAGGDRLRTDLLAGVSPQRITAAWTASAEQFAGHDRLPHLRYPRA, from the coding sequence ATGACCGCCGTCCGGACCGGCCTGGACACCCTGCTGCGCTCCGGTCGGCCGCTGTTCGCGGGCGAGCGGGTCGGGCTGGCCACCCATGCCGCAGCCGTCACCGCCGACCTCCGGCACGGCGCCGATGCCCTGCTCGCGGCCGGGGCCGACCTGCGCGCCCTGTTCGGCCCGGAGCACGGCATGCGTGGCACCGCCCCGGCCGGCGCGTCCGAGGGCGAGCGCCGGGACGCGGGGACCGGCCTGCCCGTCCACGACACCTACCTCAAGGAGGGCCCGGCACTGGCCGAACTGGTCGAGCGGGCGGGCATCGACGTGCTGCTGGTGGACCTCCAGCACGTCGGGGTGCGCTTCTTCACCTACGAGTCCACGCTCTACGACCTGATCGCCGCAACCGCGGCGACGGGCACCCGGCTGGTGGTGCTGGACCGCCCCGACCCGCTCGGCGGCCACGCCGTCCAGGGCCCGCCGCTGGACGAGGCGTTCAGCTCCTTCGTCGGCCGCACCCCGCTGCCGCTGCGGCACGGCATGACCATGGGCGAACTGGCACCGCTGTTCGCGGAGCGCCTCGGCGCCCCCGTCCCCGAGGTCGTCCCGCTGGAGGGCTGGACCGGCGGGGTGTGGCAGTCCACCGGCCTGCCCTGGGTGCCGCCCTCCCCCAACCTGCCGACGCCCGCCGCGGCGCACTGCTACCCGGGCAGCTGCCTGTTCGAGGGCACCAACCTGTCGGTCGGCCGGGGCACCGCCACACCGTTCGAGTTCGTGGGCGCGCCCTGGCTGGACGGCTCGCTCGCGGCCGGGCTCCGGGCCCTGGACCTGCCCGGCGTGCGGTTCCGCGAGGCATGGACCAGCGCGACCGCCGACGTGCACGCCGGCGAGCCGGTCTGCGGCGTCCAGTGGCACGTGACCGACCCGGACGTCTTCGAACCCCTGACTGCAGCAGTCGAGTTGCTCGCCCTGCTGCTCGCCCGGTGGCCGGAACGGTTCGCCTTCCGCGACCGGCACTTCGACCTGCTGGCGGGCGGGGACCGACTGCGCACCGACCTGCTCGCCGGGGTCTCGCCGCAGCGGATCACCGCCGCCTGGACGGCCTCCGC
- a CDS encoding ABC transporter substrate-binding protein, translating to MIASLATLGALSACSSATGSGAGGAVYTTIDGNNPITVGAPMNPFNASTNTFLGYDTMQLAFSKKNPSDPNDAFPGLAKSWTITPTGITVELQPDAKWSDGTPVTVADVKTSLAIALTQGNATVGAGFLSQGLAVAKVTPVGEHGVRIDQVAGADNLNFGRLVLGQNIVSDKVYGGLLPTDIWETIAASESADTAVAQAAVTKLTTTGKAVSAFAPKADVSAGPFVITRINPGSVVLDRNPHFYDAAKIAPKQVVIRHYTGNEQIWSYMTNGELDSAPYTAIPNNVLTQILGAGYTRKDSVNSVDAAIAFNQSVAPYNLTAVRQALAYVIDRQAVTKVGEPVGGVANKYNTGLIDTAAKTWLSPDQLSALNPYAPDAAKAASLLEGAGFKKADGKWLMPDGKPWTITLQTVNGFSDWIAASTIVANELSDFGIPTKPAITADFATYKKEMAAGKYAVGWWLTALGPQTSKGYQRYYGADDGYTATGATATHSDGGGNWQHGPTQYTLSGATLDPGQLTARLATLDLVAQKPIVQQLAQVSNQEVPLIQIWDYTNVQFTSDKRFTNFPKQGEDAILNNPPGVWMMQGFVKKK from the coding sequence GTGATCGCCTCTCTGGCGACGCTGGGTGCACTCTCCGCCTGTTCGTCCGCCACCGGTTCCGGCGCGGGCGGCGCTGTCTACACGACGATCGACGGGAACAACCCGATCACCGTCGGCGCGCCGATGAACCCGTTCAACGCCTCCACGAACACGTTCCTCGGCTACGACACGATGCAGCTGGCGTTCAGCAAGAAGAACCCGTCGGACCCCAACGACGCCTTCCCCGGCCTGGCGAAGAGCTGGACCATCACCCCCACGGGGATCACCGTCGAACTCCAGCCGGACGCCAAGTGGTCCGACGGCACCCCGGTCACCGTGGCCGACGTCAAGACCTCGCTGGCGATCGCTCTGACCCAGGGCAACGCCACGGTCGGCGCCGGCTTCCTCAGCCAGGGCCTGGCCGTCGCGAAGGTCACGCCGGTGGGCGAGCACGGCGTCCGGATCGACCAGGTGGCCGGCGCCGACAACCTGAACTTCGGGCGCCTGGTGCTGGGTCAGAACATCGTCTCCGACAAGGTCTACGGTGGCCTGCTGCCCACCGACATCTGGGAGACCATCGCCGCCAGCGAGAGCGCCGACACCGCGGTCGCCCAGGCCGCCGTCACCAAGCTGACCACCACGGGCAAGGCCGTCTCCGCCTTCGCGCCGAAGGCCGATGTCTCGGCCGGCCCCTTCGTGATCACCCGGATCAACCCGGGCTCGGTGGTGCTCGACCGCAACCCGCACTTCTACGACGCCGCCAAGATCGCCCCCAAGCAGGTGGTGATCCGCCACTACACCGGGAACGAGCAGATCTGGTCCTACATGACCAACGGCGAGCTCGACTCGGCGCCCTACACCGCCATCCCCAACAACGTGCTCACCCAGATCCTCGGCGCAGGCTACACCCGCAAGGACTCGGTCAACTCCGTGGACGCGGCCATCGCGTTCAACCAGAGCGTCGCGCCGTACAACCTCACCGCGGTGCGCCAGGCCCTCGCGTACGTGATCGACCGCCAGGCGGTCACCAAGGTCGGCGAGCCCGTCGGCGGTGTGGCCAACAAGTACAACACCGGCCTGATCGACACCGCCGCCAAGACCTGGCTGTCCCCGGACCAGCTGAGCGCGCTCAACCCGTACGCGCCCGACGCTGCCAAGGCCGCCTCCCTGCTGGAGGGCGCCGGGTTCAAGAAGGCCGACGGCAAGTGGCTGATGCCCGACGGCAAGCCGTGGACCATCACCCTGCAGACCGTCAACGGCTTCAGCGACTGGATCGCCGCCTCCACCATCGTCGCGAACGAGCTGAGCGACTTCGGCATCCCGACCAAGCCGGCCATCACCGCCGACTTCGCCACCTACAAGAAGGAGATGGCGGCCGGCAAGTACGCCGTCGGCTGGTGGCTGACCGCACTCGGGCCGCAGACCTCGAAGGGCTACCAGCGCTACTACGGCGCGGACGACGGCTACACCGCGACCGGCGCCACCGCGACCCACAGCGACGGCGGCGGCAACTGGCAGCACGGGCCGACCCAGTACACCCTGAGCGGCGCCACCCTCGACCCGGGTCAGCTGACCGCCCGGCTCGCCACCCTGGACCTCGTCGCGCAGAAGCCGATCGTTCAGCAGCTCGCCCAGGTCAGCAACCAGGAAGTGCCGCTGATCCAGATCTGGGACTACACCAACGTGCAGTTCACCAGCGACAAGCGGTTCACGAACTTCCCGAAGCAGGGCGAGGACGCGATCCTGAACAACCCGCCCGGCGTCTGGATGATGCAGGGCTTCGTCAAGAAGAAGTAG
- a CDS encoding N-acetylglucosamine kinase, whose product MTDLVLGVDAGGTGTRCVLATADGRIVGRGSAGGANFRSSGGREAARGQLAAALRAALGDTDRGLVRAGVLGLAGAGAAGHRTAGELAADAWSDAGLPGLPTVVPDLTVAFAAATDEPSGTLLLAGTGAIAARFEQRELVRRSDGHGWLLGDEGSGVWLGLNALRAVLAALDGRTGPTALTVPVAADLLGGPGAADLLCAPGDADRPGEPGGAARPGGTAEAEPAGLCQRLVAVAYPPQPARLAALAPLVEAAARAGTPPPRPWSTRPPGCSCAACRPSNPTGRPDRWPWRAPCC is encoded by the coding sequence ATGACCGACCTGGTCCTCGGCGTCGACGCCGGCGGCACCGGCACCCGCTGCGTCCTGGCCACGGCCGACGGCCGAATCGTCGGCCGGGGCAGTGCCGGCGGCGCCAACTTCCGCTCCAGCGGCGGCCGGGAGGCCGCCCGTGGGCAGCTCGCGGCGGCGCTCCGCGCGGCCTTGGGCGACACGGACCGCGGCCTGGTCCGCGCCGGCGTCCTCGGCCTCGCGGGCGCCGGCGCGGCGGGCCACCGGACCGCCGGGGAACTGGCCGCCGACGCCTGGAGCGACGCAGGGCTCCCGGGGCTCCCGACCGTGGTCCCCGACCTCACCGTCGCCTTCGCGGCTGCGACCGACGAACCGTCGGGAACTCTGCTGCTGGCGGGAACAGGTGCGATCGCTGCCCGCTTCGAGCAACGCGAGCTGGTCCGGCGCAGCGACGGCCACGGCTGGCTGCTGGGCGACGAGGGCTCCGGCGTCTGGCTCGGCCTGAACGCGCTGCGCGCCGTCCTGGCCGCCCTCGACGGCCGTACCGGCCCCACCGCGCTCACCGTGCCCGTCGCCGCCGACCTGCTGGGCGGACCCGGCGCCGCGGACCTGCTGTGTGCGCCTGGCGATGCGGATCGACCGGGTGAGCCCGGGGGCGCGGCTCGGCCGGGTGGAACCGCCGAGGCGGAGCCGGCCGGACTCTGCCAGCGCCTGGTGGCGGTCGCCTACCCGCCGCAGCCCGCTCGGCTCGCGGCCCTCGCCCCGTTGGTGGAGGCGGCGGCCCGTGCGGGGACGCCACCGCCGCGGCCCTGGTCGACGAGGCCGCCCGGCTGCTCCTGTGCAGCCTGCAGGCCGTCGAACCCGACGGGCCGTCCGGACCGCTGGCCCTGGCGGGCTCCCTGCTGCTGA
- a CDS encoding serine hydrolase domain-containing protein, whose amino-acid sequence MSAPESAPPNGADHADPAELVRSAVEAGVVPGAVLLTGRGATDPGRACAFGRTAAGPPGVPVTPDTVYDLASLTKVVATTPAVLRLADEGALRLDDPVRRHLPTFTGSGKGEVTISQLLSHSSGLPPHRDFWRLPGTPADRVAAVLGEGLEHPPGTVVRYSDLGFILLGEIVAAVTAQPLDRAVRALVLDPLRLADTGYLPAPDLRARCAATEAPPGGEPKVGTVHDENAESLGGVAGHAGLFGTAPDLARYLRLGWLAEDSPILSVGVRAEALRCRTSGLDGVRGLGWTLRGDTWDHTRDPWPRSAAGHTGFTGTSLAFDPVTGVWAVLLTNAVHLGRGPRVRELRKAVHAAVAHCPPPSPPVHASGSYSTDSDSVGFSHDSSR is encoded by the coding sequence ATGAGTGCTCCCGAATCCGCCCCGCCGAACGGCGCGGACCATGCCGACCCCGCCGAGCTGGTCCGGTCCGCCGTGGAGGCCGGTGTCGTGCCCGGCGCCGTCCTGCTCACCGGCCGCGGCGCGACCGACCCCGGTCGCGCCTGCGCATTCGGCCGGACGGCCGCCGGGCCCCCGGGTGTGCCGGTCACGCCGGACACCGTCTATGACCTCGCCTCGCTCACCAAGGTGGTGGCCACCACCCCGGCGGTGCTCCGGCTGGCCGACGAGGGCGCGCTGCGGCTCGACGACCCGGTGCGGCGGCACCTGCCGACCTTCACCGGCAGCGGCAAGGGCGAGGTGACGATCAGTCAACTCCTTTCGCACAGCTCGGGACTGCCGCCGCACCGCGACTTCTGGCGGCTGCCCGGCACCCCGGCCGACCGCGTCGCGGCCGTCCTCGGCGAAGGCCTCGAGCACCCGCCGGGGACAGTGGTCCGCTACTCCGATCTCGGTTTCATCCTGCTCGGCGAGATCGTCGCGGCGGTCACGGCGCAGCCGCTGGACCGGGCCGTCCGCGCCCTGGTGCTCGACCCGCTCCGGCTCGCGGACACCGGATACCTGCCCGCGCCGGACCTACGGGCCCGCTGCGCCGCGACCGAGGCCCCGCCCGGCGGCGAGCCGAAGGTCGGCACGGTCCACGACGAGAACGCCGAGAGCCTCGGCGGCGTGGCCGGCCACGCCGGCCTCTTCGGCACCGCGCCCGACCTGGCCCGGTACCTGCGGCTCGGCTGGCTGGCGGAGGACAGCCCGATCCTCTCCGTCGGCGTCCGGGCCGAGGCGCTGCGCTGCCGGACCAGCGGCTTGGACGGCGTACGGGGACTGGGCTGGACGCTGCGCGGCGACACCTGGGACCACACCCGCGACCCGTGGCCGCGCTCGGCGGCCGGGCACACCGGGTTCACCGGGACCAGCCTCGCCTTCGACCCGGTCACCGGCGTCTGGGCGGTGCTGCTCACCAACGCCGTCCACCTGGGCCGCGGGCCGCGGGTCCGGGAACTGCGCAAGGCCGTTCACGCCGCCGTGGCGCACTGCCCTCCGCCGAGTCCTCCCGTCCATGCGTCCGGCAGCTACTCCACCGACTCCGACTCCGTAGGATTCTCACATGACAGCAGCAGGTGA